A single window of Streptomyces xanthii DNA harbors:
- a CDS encoding ankyrin repeat domain-containing protein — protein sequence MSEAPDPEVVELAGKIFDLARRGDADALAKYVDAGVPANLTNDRGDTLVMLAAYHGHEDAVRALVARGADVNRANDKGQTPLAGAVFKGADAVIRALLDGGADPAAGTPSALDTARMFGKAELLELFGAS from the coding sequence ATGAGCGAAGCCCCCGACCCCGAGGTCGTGGAGCTGGCCGGCAAGATCTTCGACCTCGCGCGCCGCGGTGACGCCGACGCGCTCGCGAAGTACGTGGACGCGGGCGTTCCGGCGAACCTGACGAACGACCGGGGCGACACGCTCGTCATGCTCGCCGCCTACCACGGGCACGAGGACGCCGTCCGGGCCCTCGTGGCGCGCGGCGCCGACGTGAACCGGGCCAACGACAAGGGCCAGACCCCGCTCGCGGGCGCCGTCTTCAAGGGCGCCGACGCCGTGATCCGGGCTCTCCTGGACGGCGGCGCCGACCCCGCCGCGGGCACTCCTTCGGCCCTCGACACGGCCCGGATGTTCGGTAAGGCGGAGCTCCTGGAGCTGTTCGGAGCGTCCTGA
- a CDS encoding glycosyltransferase family 4 protein: protein MRVVIVTESFPPDLNGVAHCALQTARHLAARGHDPLVVAPATAAGPEADAGAPCPVVRVPSLPLPGYPQVRVALPSRRIAQALVAHRAELVHLAGPFVLGVRGMAAAVRHRVPAVAVYQTDLAGYARTYMGAGEGTAWRRLRSVHAAADRTLAPSSAARRDLEAHGVPRVRLWPRGVDSVRFRPERRDPALRARLAPGGELLVGYVGRLAPEKQVELLARTCALDGVRVVVVGDGPSETPLRAALPGAIFLGRRTGDELARLFASLDVFVHTGPYETFCQTVQEAMASGVPVVAPAAGGPLDLVRHGGTGLLVPPGDADAVRDAVWSLAADPALRAAYGSAGRAAVAGRTWEAVGDQLLEHYAEVLHARAAVAA, encoded by the coding sequence ATGCGTGTCGTCATCGTGACCGAGTCCTTCCCTCCCGACCTCAACGGTGTGGCGCACTGCGCCCTGCAGACCGCACGGCACCTCGCCGCCCGCGGACACGACCCCCTCGTCGTCGCCCCGGCCACCGCCGCCGGGCCCGAGGCGGACGCCGGCGCCCCCTGCCCGGTCGTCCGCGTCCCGTCCCTCCCGCTGCCCGGCTACCCCCAGGTCCGCGTCGCCCTCCCCAGCCGCCGCATCGCCCAGGCCCTGGTCGCACACCGGGCCGAACTCGTCCACCTGGCCGGCCCGTTCGTGCTCGGCGTGCGCGGCATGGCCGCCGCCGTCCGGCACCGCGTCCCCGCCGTCGCCGTCTACCAGACCGACCTCGCCGGCTACGCCCGCACCTACATGGGCGCGGGGGAGGGCACGGCCTGGCGGCGCCTGCGGAGCGTGCACGCCGCCGCCGACCGCACCCTGGCCCCGTCCAGCGCCGCCCGGCGCGACCTGGAGGCGCACGGCGTCCCCCGCGTACGCCTGTGGCCCCGCGGCGTCGACTCCGTACGCTTCCGGCCCGAGCGGCGCGACCCCGCCCTGCGGGCCCGGCTCGCCCCCGGAGGAGAACTGCTCGTCGGCTACGTGGGCCGGCTCGCCCCCGAGAAGCAGGTCGAACTCCTCGCCCGCACGTGCGCCCTCGACGGCGTACGGGTCGTCGTCGTGGGCGACGGGCCCAGCGAGACCCCGCTGCGCGCCGCGCTGCCCGGCGCGATCTTCCTCGGCCGCCGCACCGGCGACGAACTCGCCCGCCTCTTCGCCTCGTTGGACGTCTTCGTGCACACCGGCCCCTACGAGACCTTCTGCCAGACCGTCCAGGAGGCCATGGCCTCCGGAGTCCCGGTCGTCGCCCCGGCCGCCGGCGGGCCCCTCGACCTCGTCCGCCACGGCGGCACCGGGCTCCTCGTGCCGCCCGGCGACGCCGACGCCGTGCGCGACGCCGTGTGGTCCCTCGCCGCCGACCCCGCCCTGCGCGCCGCCTACGGGAGCGCGGGCCGGGCCGCCGTCGCCGGACGCACCTGGGAGGCCGTCGGCGACCAGCTCCTGGAACACTACGCCGAAGTGCTCCACGCCCGCGCGGCGGTGGCGGCATGA
- a CDS encoding HEAT repeat domain-containing protein, translated as MFEPVIAPSGTLLGLLQRGRGDGTLHALTAPRDEALAALNHCVLSDPRHDWQVENRSLYYARLYLDLHGELGEIEAHLFDPEDLVDTDESRTGLALAVLGHLASYGRRDALELLRRYAAFGGNWTWALDELALRDDDAGLRALAVPVLARYPEHAEAELVAAVRDAFEPRPWRLWAEDPRPEVGARVRAAQEAGSFDRWQRQMRPAGPRPGWSVQAVFDWAQEGLDRGALLHVPAARCLTAVAGPEDRPEIVRAALHGHDGARCTALRYLADAHDPEVLDLVAAAVESPSRTVVDAALDAFERMRSVAAVERARQWARRPDALGAAAGRVLACRGAAQDGELVLWALREAVRGDGYDAPTLWPLVDGAGRLGIACAAPVLRHVYRETASSHLRGRAARALAATDPSFAAGFAVECLWDCEESTREIAARHAETGDARVVDQLRRLAADPAEEAEVQTAVRSRIGPDAPAL; from the coding sequence ATGTTCGAACCGGTCATAGCGCCCAGCGGTACGCTGCTCGGCCTGCTGCAGAGGGGCCGCGGCGACGGCACCCTGCACGCGCTGACGGCACCGCGGGACGAGGCGCTCGCGGCTCTCAATCACTGTGTGCTGAGCGATCCCCGCCACGACTGGCAGGTGGAGAACCGCTCGCTGTACTACGCCCGTCTCTACCTCGACCTCCACGGCGAGCTCGGGGAGATCGAGGCGCACCTCTTCGACCCCGAGGACCTCGTCGACACCGACGAGTCCCGCACGGGGCTCGCCCTCGCCGTCCTCGGCCACCTCGCCTCCTACGGCAGGCGGGACGCGCTCGAACTGCTCCGCAGGTACGCGGCGTTCGGCGGGAACTGGACGTGGGCGCTCGACGAGCTCGCCCTGCGGGACGACGACGCGGGCCTGCGCGCCCTCGCCGTGCCCGTCCTCGCGCGCTACCCCGAGCACGCCGAGGCCGAGCTCGTGGCCGCCGTGCGCGACGCCTTCGAGCCGCGCCCCTGGCGGCTGTGGGCCGAGGACCCGCGCCCCGAGGTCGGCGCCCGCGTACGGGCCGCCCAGGAGGCCGGCTCCTTCGACCGCTGGCAGCGCCAGATGCGGCCCGCCGGACCCCGCCCCGGGTGGAGCGTCCAGGCCGTCTTCGACTGGGCGCAGGAAGGCCTCGACCGCGGCGCGCTGCTCCATGTGCCCGCCGCCCGCTGCCTCACCGCCGTCGCCGGCCCCGAGGACCGGCCCGAGATCGTGCGGGCCGCGCTCCACGGCCACGACGGAGCCCGCTGCACCGCATTGCGCTACCTCGCCGACGCGCATGATCCCGAGGTGCTCGACCTCGTCGCCGCCGCCGTGGAGAGCCCCTCCCGCACGGTGGTGGACGCAGCCCTCGACGCCTTCGAACGGATGCGCAGCGTCGCCGCCGTCGAGCGCGCCCGGCAGTGGGCCCGCCGCCCCGACGCCCTCGGCGCCGCCGCCGGCCGCGTGCTCGCCTGCAGAGGCGCCGCCCAGGACGGCGAGCTCGTCCTGTGGGCCCTGCGCGAGGCCGTCCGCGGCGACGGCTACGACGCCCCCACCCTGTGGCCCCTCGTCGACGGGGCGGGCCGCCTCGGCATCGCCTGCGCCGCCCCCGTGCTGCGCCACGTCTACCGCGAGACGGCCTCGTCCCATCTGCGCGGCCGCGCCGCCCGCGCCCTCGCCGCCACCGATCCCTCCTTCGCCGCCGGCTTCGCCGTCGAATGCCTGTGGGACTGCGAGGAGTCCACCCGCGAGATCGCCGCACGGCACGCCGAGACCGGCGACGCCCGCGTCGTCGACCAGCTGCGCCGCCTCGCCGCCGATCCGGCCGAGGAGGCCGAGGTGCAGACGGCCGTACGCAGCCGCATCGGCCCCGACGCACCGGCCCTGTGA
- a CDS encoding glycosyltransferase: MSGALRIVRLANFVAPASGGLRTALRELGAGYRAAGHEPVLVVPGERHTDQDTAQGRVITPPGALLPGTGGYRVLTDRRRTTRLLAGLRPDRLEVSDRTTLRWTGEWARRARVPAVMVSHETAHGVLRTWGLPEPAARRAADALNSRTAHAYARVVCTTEWAEREFVRIGARNVVRAPLGVDLAHCRPERHDAAVRARYAREHEILLVLCTRLSVEKRPGVALDALAALRGGGVPARLVVAGDGPLRARLERRAAAGHLPVAFLGHLADRAALAALQASADVCLAPGPAETFGLAALEALACGTPVVVSASSALPEVVGSAGAVAADHGAAFAEAVREVLGRPARVRRSAARARAESFGWDTAVAAFLAAHDAPVRVARPVREVIGAALRTADVPERRAA, encoded by the coding sequence ATGAGCGGCGCCCTGCGGATCGTCCGCCTCGCGAACTTCGTCGCCCCAGCCTCGGGGGGCCTGCGCACCGCCCTGCGCGAACTGGGCGCCGGGTACCGGGCCGCCGGACACGAACCCGTCCTCGTCGTCCCCGGTGAACGCCACACGGATCAGGACACCGCACAGGGCCGCGTGATCACCCCGCCCGGTGCCCTGCTGCCCGGCACCGGCGGCTACCGCGTCCTGACCGACCGGCGGCGCACCACCCGCCTCCTCGCCGGCCTGCGCCCGGACCGCCTGGAGGTGTCCGACCGCACGACCCTGCGCTGGACCGGCGAATGGGCCCGCCGCGCGCGCGTGCCCGCCGTGATGGTCTCCCACGAGACCGCCCACGGCGTGCTGCGCACCTGGGGGCTGCCCGAACCCGCCGCACGCCGTGCCGCCGACGCGCTCAACTCCCGCACGGCGCACGCCTACGCGCGCGTGGTGTGCACGACGGAGTGGGCCGAGCGGGAGTTCGTCCGGATCGGCGCGCGCAACGTCGTCCGGGCGCCCCTCGGCGTCGACCTCGCCCACTGCCGGCCCGAACGCCACGACGCCGCGGTCCGGGCCCGGTACGCGCGCGAGCACGAGATCCTCCTCGTGCTGTGCACCCGGCTGTCCGTCGAGAAGCGCCCCGGAGTCGCACTCGACGCGCTGGCCGCGCTGCGCGGCGGCGGGGTCCCGGCCCGGCTCGTCGTCGCGGGCGACGGGCCGCTGCGCGCCCGGCTCGAACGGCGTGCCGCGGCCGGACACCTGCCGGTCGCCTTCCTCGGGCACCTCGCCGACCGGGCCGCCCTCGCCGCGCTCCAGGCGAGCGCGGACGTCTGCCTGGCACCTGGCCCCGCCGAGACCTTCGGCCTCGCCGCCCTGGAGGCCCTCGCCTGCGGCACCCCCGTCGTCGTCAGCGCCTCCTCCGCCCTCCCGGAGGTGGTCGGCTCGGCGGGCGCCGTCGCCGCCGACCACGGTGCCGCGTTCGCCGAGGCGGTACGGGAGGTGCTCGGGCGCCCCGCGCGGGTCCGCAGGTCGGCGGCACGCGCGCGGGCGGAGTCGTTCGGCTGGGACACGGCGGTGGCCGCGTTCCTGGCCGCGCACGACGCGCCGGTGCGGGTCGCTAGACCAGTACGCGAGGTGATCGGGGCCGCTCTGCGGACGGCCGACGTCCCGGAACGGAGGGCGGCGTGA